A DNA window from Mastacembelus armatus chromosome 11, fMasArm1.2, whole genome shotgun sequence contains the following coding sequences:
- the matn1 gene encoding cartilage matrix protein isoform X1, with product MVGSQRTSRIHGVTCTVSKPHISILSALQLTLSVSGLLETTSHPPLQPCLSLHSSSEGTTGPHMQTASAHLTPKHTPPPAAPPLSSPLCPPCGPHTSERRALQAKLLPCCLLRTICRRFRTAAFSDPPSVAAMMLTPPLFLLLLGLVGAQATFDLRTAAATAAGLCQTRPTDLIFIIDSSRSVRPSEFEQVKVFLAKVIEGLDVGPNATRVGVVNYASRVKNEVSLKTHRTKAGLIKAVTKIEPLSTGTMTGLAIQFALNVAFSEGEGARVKSPGISKVAIIVTDGRPQDNVKDVAQRARDAGIEIFAIGVGRVDMSTLRQMASDPLDDHVDYVESYSVIEKLTKKFQEAFCVSDLCASGDHDCQQVCISTPGSYKCACKPGFTLMDNGRTCSACSNSATDVVFLIDGSKSIRPENFELVKKWINQIIDKLDVSHNNAHVGLVQYSSSVKQEFPLGLYNNRKDLKDAVKKMAYMEKGTMTGQALRYLLDNSFTPNQGARPGVTKVAIVFTDGRSQDYIGDAAKKAKEHGYRMYAVGVGSAVEDELKEIASEPIGEHYFYTADFKAMSQIAKKLRIDICQEEDPCECDSLVKFQKKVEEALQALTKKIESMSKRIALLENKIV from the exons ATG GTGGGGTCACAGCGTACCAGTCGTATCCATGGGGTAACATGTACAGTCAGCAAACCACACATCAGCATACTCAGTGCCCTCCAACTTACCCTGTCGGTTTCGGGGTTGCTCGAGACCACCAGCCACCCTCCTCTACAACCGTGCCTGTCCCTTCATTCTTCCTCCGAAGGGACCACGGGTCCTCACATGCAAACTGCCAGCGCTCATctcacacccaaacacacaccaccaccagcagcaccaccGCTGTCCTCCCCCCTGTGTCCACCCTGCGGTCCTCACACATCAGAGCGGAGAGCACTTCAAGCAAAGTTACTTCCTTGTTGCCTTCTCAG GACCATCTGCAGACGCTTTCGGACCGCCGCGTTTAGTGATCCCCCCTCTGTCGCTGCCATGATGCTTACTCCGCCGttattcctgctgctgcttggcCTCGTAGGAGCTCAAGCAACTTTTGACCTTCGCACGGCTGCGGCTACTG CAGCAGGCTTGTGCCAAACACGTCCCACAGACCTCATCTTCATCATCGATAGCAGTCGCAGTGTTCGTCCCTCAGAGTTTGAGCAAGTAAAGGTCTTCCTGGCCAAGGTCATCGAGGGGCTGGATGTTGGACCCAACGCCACCCGTGTGGGAGTGGTCAATTATGCTAGCCGTGTCAAGAATGAG GTGTCTTTGAAAACCCACCGCACCAAAGCTGGACTGATTAAGGCTGTCACCAAGATCGAGCCCCTGTCCACTGGAACTATGACTGGTCTGGCCATACAGTTTGCCCTGAACGTGGCCTTTAGTGAAGGCGAGGGTGCCCGTGTCAAATCTCCTGGTATCAGCAAG GTTGCCATTATTGTGACAGACGGACGTCCCCAAGACAACGTGAAGGATGTGGCTCAGCGTGCACGGGATGCCGGCATTGAGATTTTTGCCATCGGTGTGGGACGCGTGGACATGAGCACCCTGAGGCAGATGGCCAGTGATCCTTTGGATGACCATGTAGACTACGTGGAGAGCTACAGCGTCATCGAGAAGCTCACCAAGAAGTTCCAGGAGGCCTTCTGTG tgtcgGACCTGTGTGCCAGCGGGGATCATGACTGCCAGCAGGTATGCATCAGCACCCCTGGATCATACAAGTGTGCCTGCAAACCTGGCTTTACCCTCATGGACAATGGTCGCACCTGCAGtg CATGCAGCAACTCAGCGACAGACGTGGTGTTCCTGATTGATGGCTCTAAGAGCATTCGTCCAGAGAACTTTGAGCTTGTCAAGAAGTGGATCAACCAGATCATCGATAAACTGGATGTTTCTCATAATAATGCTCATGTTGGGCTGGTGCAGTACTCCAGCTCAGTCAAACAG GAGTTTCCCCTGGGTCTCtacaacaacagaaaagacCTGAAGGATGCTGTGAAGAAGATGGCCTACATGGAGAAGGGAACCATGACAGGCCAGGCCCTCCGCTATCTGTTAGACAACAGCTTCACCCCCAATCAAGGTGCACGACCAGGAGTCACCAAGGTGGCCATTGTCTTCACTGACGGACGCAGCCAGGACTACATTGGAGACGCTGCCAAAAAAGCTAAGGAACATG GCTATAGGATGTATGCTGTTGGAGTGGGCAGTGCAGTGGAGGATGAGCTGAAAGAGATTGCCTCAGAGCCGATTGGAGAGCACTACTTCTACACTGCCGACTTCAAGGCTATGAGCCAGATCGCCAAGAAGCTGCGGATTGACATCTGTCAAG AGGAGGATCCATGTGAGTGTGACTCCCTTGTTAAGTTCCAAAAGAAAGTAGAAGAGGCCCTACAGGCACTAACGAAAAAAA TAGAGAGTATGTCGAAGAGGATCGCCTTGCTGGAGAACAAAATCGTCTAA
- the matn1 gene encoding cartilage matrix protein isoform X2 translates to MMLTPPLFLLLLGLVGAQATFDLRTAAATAAGLCQTRPTDLIFIIDSSRSVRPSEFEQVKVFLAKVIEGLDVGPNATRVGVVNYASRVKNEVSLKTHRTKAGLIKAVTKIEPLSTGTMTGLAIQFALNVAFSEGEGARVKSPGISKVAIIVTDGRPQDNVKDVAQRARDAGIEIFAIGVGRVDMSTLRQMASDPLDDHVDYVESYSVIEKLTKKFQEAFCVSDLCASGDHDCQQVCISTPGSYKCACKPGFTLMDNGRTCSACSNSATDVVFLIDGSKSIRPENFELVKKWINQIIDKLDVSHNNAHVGLVQYSSSVKQEFPLGLYNNRKDLKDAVKKMAYMEKGTMTGQALRYLLDNSFTPNQGARPGVTKVAIVFTDGRSQDYIGDAAKKAKEHGYRMYAVGVGSAVEDELKEIASEPIGEHYFYTADFKAMSQIAKKLRIDICQEEDPCECDSLVKFQKKVEEALQALTKKIESMSKRIALLENKIV, encoded by the exons ATGATGCTTACTCCGCCGttattcctgctgctgcttggcCTCGTAGGAGCTCAAGCAACTTTTGACCTTCGCACGGCTGCGGCTACTG CAGCAGGCTTGTGCCAAACACGTCCCACAGACCTCATCTTCATCATCGATAGCAGTCGCAGTGTTCGTCCCTCAGAGTTTGAGCAAGTAAAGGTCTTCCTGGCCAAGGTCATCGAGGGGCTGGATGTTGGACCCAACGCCACCCGTGTGGGAGTGGTCAATTATGCTAGCCGTGTCAAGAATGAG GTGTCTTTGAAAACCCACCGCACCAAAGCTGGACTGATTAAGGCTGTCACCAAGATCGAGCCCCTGTCCACTGGAACTATGACTGGTCTGGCCATACAGTTTGCCCTGAACGTGGCCTTTAGTGAAGGCGAGGGTGCCCGTGTCAAATCTCCTGGTATCAGCAAG GTTGCCATTATTGTGACAGACGGACGTCCCCAAGACAACGTGAAGGATGTGGCTCAGCGTGCACGGGATGCCGGCATTGAGATTTTTGCCATCGGTGTGGGACGCGTGGACATGAGCACCCTGAGGCAGATGGCCAGTGATCCTTTGGATGACCATGTAGACTACGTGGAGAGCTACAGCGTCATCGAGAAGCTCACCAAGAAGTTCCAGGAGGCCTTCTGTG tgtcgGACCTGTGTGCCAGCGGGGATCATGACTGCCAGCAGGTATGCATCAGCACCCCTGGATCATACAAGTGTGCCTGCAAACCTGGCTTTACCCTCATGGACAATGGTCGCACCTGCAGtg CATGCAGCAACTCAGCGACAGACGTGGTGTTCCTGATTGATGGCTCTAAGAGCATTCGTCCAGAGAACTTTGAGCTTGTCAAGAAGTGGATCAACCAGATCATCGATAAACTGGATGTTTCTCATAATAATGCTCATGTTGGGCTGGTGCAGTACTCCAGCTCAGTCAAACAG GAGTTTCCCCTGGGTCTCtacaacaacagaaaagacCTGAAGGATGCTGTGAAGAAGATGGCCTACATGGAGAAGGGAACCATGACAGGCCAGGCCCTCCGCTATCTGTTAGACAACAGCTTCACCCCCAATCAAGGTGCACGACCAGGAGTCACCAAGGTGGCCATTGTCTTCACTGACGGACGCAGCCAGGACTACATTGGAGACGCTGCCAAAAAAGCTAAGGAACATG GCTATAGGATGTATGCTGTTGGAGTGGGCAGTGCAGTGGAGGATGAGCTGAAAGAGATTGCCTCAGAGCCGATTGGAGAGCACTACTTCTACACTGCCGACTTCAAGGCTATGAGCCAGATCGCCAAGAAGCTGCGGATTGACATCTGTCAAG AGGAGGATCCATGTGAGTGTGACTCCCTTGTTAAGTTCCAAAAGAAAGTAGAAGAGGCCCTACAGGCACTAACGAAAAAAA TAGAGAGTATGTCGAAGAGGATCGCCTTGCTGGAGAACAAAATCGTCTAA